A window from Deltaproteobacteria bacterium encodes these proteins:
- a CDS encoding site-specific DNA-methyltransferase, whose translation MEITTDIYLGDSKEQLKLLPDNSVDLVVTSPPYADQRKNTYGGISHDKYVEWFLPISEQLLRVLKPTGTFVLNIKEKVVEGERSTYVMELILEMRKQGWLWTEEFIWHKKNCYPGKWPNRFRDAWERLLQFNKNRKFNMYQEEVMVPMGDWANSRLKNLSDTDKTRDNSKVGSGFGKNISNWLDRDKAYPTNVLHLATECNNKDHSAAFPEELPEWFIKLFTKEYGTVLDPFMGSGTTLIVANRMKRNSIGIDIVPEYCEMVRKQLKPVELYLFEPKENYGKTKPKRRTSVR comes from the coding sequence ATGGAAATAACTACAGACATATATCTTGGAGACAGCAAGGAACAGTTAAAACTACTTCCAGACAACTCGGTTGATCTTGTTGTAACATCACCGCCTTACGCAGACCAGCGAAAAAATACATACGGTGGCATTAGCCACGACAAGTATGTGGAGTGGTTTTTGCCTATTTCCGAACAGCTATTACGTGTCCTAAAGCCAACAGGAACCTTTGTCTTAAACATCAAGGAAAAAGTAGTTGAAGGGGAGCGCAGTACCTATGTAATGGAGCTTATTTTAGAAATGCGTAAACAGGGATGGTTGTGGACAGAAGAATTTATTTGGCATAAGAAAAATTGCTATCCGGGTAAATGGCCTAACCGTTTTCGTGATGCTTGGGAAAGGCTGCTACAATTCAATAAAAACAGGAAATTCAATATGTATCAGGAAGAAGTAATGGTTCCAATGGGCGACTGGGCAAATTCAAGACTAAAAAACCTTTCTGACACCGATAAAACTCGTGACAACTCAAAAGTAGGAAGTGGATTTGGTAAAAACATTTCAAACTGGCTTGACAGAGATAAAGCTTACCCAACAAACGTTTTGCATTTAGCAACCGAATGTAACAATAAAGACCACAGCGCAGCCTTTCCGGAAGAATTGCCTGAATGGTTCATCAAACTTTTTACAAAAGAGTATGGCACTGTTCTTGACCCATTTATGGGTTCAGGAACAACTTTAATTGTCGCAAACCGAATGAAACGAAATTCAATAGGCATCGATATCGTTCCAGAGTATTGTGAAATGGTGAGAAAGCAATTGAAACCCGTTGAATTATATTTATTTGAGCCAAAGGAAAATTATGGAAAAACTAAACCTAAAAGACGTACTTCAGTACGTTGA